From the genome of Gorilla gorilla gorilla isolate KB3781 chromosome 4, NHGRI_mGorGor1-v2.1_pri, whole genome shotgun sequence:
ATTGGGGGCAAGATGAAGATAGtcaagaacaagaacaagaacgGACGCATCGTGATCGTGATGAGCAAATACATGGAGAACGGCATGCAGGCGGTGAAGATCAAGTCCGGCGAGGTGGCGGAGGGGGAGGCTCGCTCCCCCAGCCACAAGAAGCGGGCAGCCGACGAGCGCCACCCCCCTGCCGACAGGACTTTTAAAAAGGCGGCGGGCGCAGAGGAGAAGAAGGTGGAGGCGCCGCccaagaggagggaggaggaggtgtcCGGGGTTAGCGATCCGCAGCCCCAGGATGCCGGCTCCCGCAAGCTGTCCCCGACCAAGGAGGCCTTTGGAGAGCAGCCCTTGCAGCTCACCACCAAGCCCGACCTGCTTGCCTGGGACCCGGCCCGGAACACGCACCCGCCCTCACACCACCCACACCCgcacccccatcaccaccaccaccaccaccaccaccaccacgccgtCGGCCTGAATCTCTCCCACGTGCGCAAGCGCTGCCTCTCCGAGACCCACGGCGAGCGCGAGCCCTGCAAGAAGCGGCTGACTGCGCGCAGCATCAGCACCCCCACCTGCCTGGGGGGCAGCCCAGCCGCTGAGCGCCCGGCCGACCTGCCACCAGCCGCCGCCCTCCCGCAGCCCGAGGTCATCCTGCTAGACTCAGACCTGGATGAACCTATAGACTTGCGCTGCGTTAAGACGCGCAGCGAGGCCGGGGAGCCGCCCAGCTCCCTCCAGGTGAAGCCCGAGACACCGGCGTcggcggcggtggcggtggcAGCGGCAGCGGCACCCACCACGACGGCGGAGAAGCCTCCAGCCGAGGCCCAGGACGAACCTGCAGAGTCGCTGAGCGAGTTCAAGCCCTTCTTTGGGAATATAATTATCACC
Proteins encoded in this window:
- the CBX4 gene encoding E3 SUMO-protein ligase CBX4 produces the protein MELPAVGEHVFAVESIEKKRIRKGRVEYLVKWRGWSPKYNTWEPEENILDPRLLIAFQNRERQEQLMGYRKRGPKPKPLVVQVPTFARRSNVLTGLQDSSTDNRAKLDLGAQGKGQGHQYELNSKKHHQYQPHSKERAGKPPPPGKSGKYYYQLNSKKHHPYQPDPKMYDLQYQGGHKEAPSPTCPDLGAKSHPPDKWAQGAGAKGYLGAVKPLAGAAGAPGKGPEKGPPNGMMPAPKEAVTGNGIGGKMKIVKNKNKNGRIVIVMSKYMENGMQAVKIKSGEVAEGEARSPSHKKRAADERHPPADRTFKKAAGAEEKKVEAPPKRREEEVSGVSDPQPQDAGSRKLSPTKEAFGEQPLQLTTKPDLLAWDPARNTHPPSHHPHPHPHHHHHHHHHHHAVGLNLSHVRKRCLSETHGEREPCKKRLTARSISTPTCLGGSPAAERPADLPPAAALPQPEVILLDSDLDEPIDLRCVKTRSEAGEPPSSLQVKPETPASAAVAVAAAAAPTTTAEKPPAEAQDEPAESLSEFKPFFGNIIITDVTANCLTVTFKEYVTV